The Cheilinus undulatus linkage group 17, ASM1832078v1, whole genome shotgun sequence genomic sequence accagaagtttacatacactatataaaaaggcacataaacttttttctcaccatctaacattaaatcagattaaacttttcctgtttttggtcaattaggattaccaaaattatttctatttgctaaatgccagaataatgagagagatcattttttagactattttttattattttcttgagagtcagaagtttacatacatttcattagtatttggtagcattgcctttaaactgtatgacttgggtcaaacgttttggatatgcttccccAAGCTTCttacaatagtttgcaggacttttggcccattcctcctggcagaactggtgtaactgagccaagtttgtaagccgccttgctcgcacatgccttttcagctctgcccataaattttcagtggaattgagatcagggctttgtgatggccactccaaaacattgactttgttatccttaagccactttgtaaccagtttggcagtgtgcttagggtcattgcctatttggaaaacccatttgcgcccaagctttaacttcctggctgatgtcttgagatgttgcttcagtatttccacataatgttctttcctcatgatgccatctattttgtgaagtgcaccagtccctcctgcagcaaaacaaccccacaacatgatgctgccacccccatgtttcacagttgggatggtgttctcaggcttgcaagcttcccccttttttctccaaatgtaacgacggtcattatggccaaaaagttcaattttagttttgtcagaccacagaacgtgtctccaaaaattaaggtctttgtccctgtgtgcatttgcaaactgtaatctggattttttatgtttcttttggagtaatggcttcttcctgggagatggcctttcagcccatgtcagtacaggactcgtttgactgttgataatgatgataatgacacactcttaccagcttcagccagcatcttcacaaggtcttttgcttttgttcttgggttgagatgcacttttcggaccaaagcacgttcatctctgggacacagaacccgtctccttcctgagcggtatgatggctggacattcccatggtgtttatacttgcgtataattgtttgaacagatgaacgtggcaccttcaggcatctggaaattgcacccaaggatgaaccagacttgtgcaagtccacaagtctcttcctgatatcttgactgatttcttttgatttttcccatgatgttacacagagaagcagtgtgtttcaggtgtgccttaaaatacatccacaggtgtgcctcgaattaactcaaatgttgtcagtacacctatcagaggcttccaaagacatgacatgatcatctgggctttcccaaattgtttaaaggcatagtaatcttaatgtatgtaaacttctgactttgaaggaagtaataaaaattgtctaaaaaaatccttttctcattattctggcatttagcaaatagaagtaattttggtaatcctaattgaccaaaaacaggaaaagtttaatctgatttcatgttagatggtgagaaaaaaaaagtttatgtgcctttttatatagtgtatgtaaacttctggtttcaactatatcagatttctgctgatatttacatctgatattttgcctTTGTATTTCAGCAAACATCTACTGTAAATTTGgtcatatatactaataaattagtggagttttaggctgaaccaacagagctatgtcagtctttttcactATTTACCCTcagtctttaaactttaaagtgtttttaaggactaaagtttgtcaCCTTGGTCAtactcaaaccttaaagtgtgtccagaAGGACTGAAATTCATCGTatgaaaagcatatttaaatgtcTGTATCGATATCAGtgttggctaaaatgaatctgtaaatatcggcatatcagatatcgacaaaaatccaacatcatgcATCTCTAGTAATCAGTGTCATCATCGAATCAAAAGCAACTGAATTAATTATccaacagactgaaatgtgtatgaaatagaataaaataaaatactcgGGGGCCCCTGCCCCTcccttaaaaatattcaaatggtGCTGTCCagcactgaaaaataaagcaagtaaatttaatttaaccatagtaaaaatgttaCTCATGAATAGGGAGCTTATAgctgaaaaatacattaaaatgcagatatttgtaaaaatgatgcaacatttgttgcttgtcCAGCTGGTTAAGGGGGCCCCTGTTTAATactctttctgggggccctaaatcccttgCTACACCCCTGCACCAATCACATGGCATCCTCatactcacacctacgggcaatttagagtgatcCAACAGTGCTaagcaaagaaaacatgaaaaaaacagtaaataaaatcTTGCCCAGATATTAGCAGCAGCTGTAGATCCTGAAACCTGACCCTAATAAAGACAGGCCAGATTGGTTTCCCCTCCACCATTGTCGTTGACAAAGCTGGTATCCTAAATCCCGCCCCCTCTTGATTTTGATTCTTCAGCAAAGGATAAATGGAACTGAGAGTAGCGCCGTTCCAAATTTTTAACTATTTCCAACTGAGAGAAATGAGAGCACGGCTTTGTGAGCACTgtgcaaaaacaacagcagctccTGACACAGGCCCCGGCTCCATGGCGCTGCCTCGTGTCATATGACGCGCCTCAACTGCCGTCCCGAGCACACACTGGGATAAACGCGTCAAGAGTCAAACTCCCCACCAGCCACTGCTGGACCGGGCCCTTGATTCCAGAGCCTGATCATGGCTCaggtttattcatttttatacgttttattgtctgttttatgagtttttaatgttttataatttgtgcctttttctctttgatatcagcatttttaaattatttctcatgttgctgaaatgtgccacataaatacattttcttcaCCTCCTTTTAACTATATTGGGATAAACTGGTGTATGCTGTGATTTATCTGTTTTAAAGGGGGATAAAATCGTGATTTAAAGTCATCAAAGTAAGCTGAAATGACTTTGTTGGTTGGATTCTAAAGAGAAAAGTCTCGGTTGAGACATGCAGACCCGGAACATGAACTGGTTTCTGTGAGTCTGAGCTCTGAAATGAGGACATTCCTGTTAGACAGCCTGGGAGGAATTTGAATAGTTCAGAGGAACCGCcggacgctgattggtcctcaGCGACATATTTCCAGAGCACCAGACTGTCAGTCAACAGATCCCAggaatctgattggctgtctgTGAAGAGGGCGGACCGTGCGTTTGGAGTATATATGCTGTGGTTTCAGGCCATCTGTAAATGATTGCTGTGTTTGTGGGGGAGGCGGATCGTCTGTCCAATGTTCCTCCACAGAGCTGACTCGAACCTTTCTGCTCCAGCACAGCGCTTCCCTCTCAGATAGCCGAGCGATGATCAACACCATGGAGTGCGCCGTGGACGCGCAGAGCCTCATCTCCATCTCTCTGATGAAGATCCACAACTCCAGGACGCAGAGAGGAGGCATCAAGCTGCACAAAAACCTGCTGGTGTCCTATGTGCTGCGGAACGCGCGGCAGGTCTACATCAAGGAGAAATACGCGGAGATCTACAGGATGCAGCAGTACGAGGAGGTGATGACAGTCTGCAACGAGATCCAGGAGCTCAACCCGTTGGACGTGAGCGCAGAAGACGccgaggatgaggagcagaggcGGGAGGAGGAGGCGAGTCTGTGCGGAGCTGCGTGCCACCGAGGCGCGGCGCAGCCAGCAGCGCACAGCCGAGCACAGAGCGCTCTGAGCGGCTGCTGCGCGCTGGAGGAGGACACCAAGGAGCCGGAGCCGTGCTACTACCGGAGCTGCTGCATGGAGTCCGAACAGTTCTCCTCCAACAACTCCGCGTACTGCAACCAAACCACAGTGCTGGACTTGGACACGCATGTGGTTACCACGGTGGAGAACGGGTACCTCCACCAGGACTGCTGCTGCTACGACGCGCTCCAGAGTGCGCAGAGCACGGCCAAGAAACGGAAGCTGGACTTCGGTTGTTGTTTATCCGACGTGGAGGAGATTTCAGATTTCACAGCAGCGCGTAAAAGAGCGAAACGAGAGGACTGTTCGTTCTCTCACACAGACTACACGGACACTTCACACATCTCCAACCTCATCTCCATCTTCGGATCGGGCTTTTCAGGGCTGCTCAGCAGGCAGGCGGACTTAGAGCAGATCTGTAGCAAGCAGGTCCTGGCTAGTCTGGGAGCGTGGACCCGGGCGATCGTGGCGTTTTGAAtcaaacactttattttaggggAGACCAGGGTCAAACGTAACTCGATTTTAAACACATTATCACCCAGAAATATCCCATTTTCCTCTGCCAGGTTCTGTATGAGAGCAGTCTTCTTAAACAAAGACATGTTCCCAGAATGTTCCCCTCATCTTTACATCTTTCTCTCtggaaaaagatttaaagatgtGAAACTTTTTGCAGCAAATATTCCGTGAGTGTTCACTACCATTATCTAATTTTCTGAAAGTTTCTAAAACCTTAAAATCTTTTGGAACATTCTTGAAAGGTTTCAGAaagcagacagcagcagagagtgtCTCAGATGTGTGCCAATGTTAAAAGATGTGGCGTGGGAATTTGTGTTCTAGCAgaaataggatttttttcaatattttaccACATCTAAAGTCTTTAAATGCTGCAAAAGATTTGACCTAACTATCATATGATGGTTTCTGGTTTGTAAAACTCTGCGTACTAAATTATTTGGTACTATTTAAACTCACTTAATTCAgcttggacattcaaaatcgaACCTTTATCGTATTTTAAAAAACGgaaattttcagattttatattttagtgcaaactgatattttttgcagcttttcaacAAAGACATGTTCCAATAATTCTTCCTACATCTAAACAGCTTTTATCCATTGAAACGTTGTGATTATTTGGAACTTTTTGCAGCGAATGCTCTGTACTGTGACTGAAAAGTTTTCTGAAATCTTTTCTGAATCCTTTTTGAAAAGCCAGAACATTCTTAAACGAtacaaaaatgaacttttatgtGCCAATTAGGGATGGGCAATTATTTACAAGTGGCCAAATAGTCATTCATTTATCAAAAATCCATCTTAAATGCAAATATCTCaatgtaaaataacttttttttttcattatatttggCGGCCCTTTGTTGTACTGCGGAACTACTGCCACCTGGTGGTTGTTGTGCTTCTGAAAGCTAGCTTTGCTAACTGCTATTAAAGAACAGAAGAAGAAGGCTGTCTGTGAGGTGCTAAGAAGCTACGTTTGCTACTCTTAGCTTAAAAATTTAATGTAATATTTGGTGCAGCTGACACATTAGCATTGTCAATGGAAAAAGAATTTTTGCAAGTTAAAACTAGCATGAAACAAAGCTAAATCTGTTAGCCTGTTAATGGCAATTTTCGTAATGTCTTAGCATCCAGCAAACAAATTCTAcgaatttttaaatttcctttGAATAATTACCAGTGACTTTTAAGAGCATCTCATTGGGTGCACAGCCCAAAtgctaatttaaaaaagatttggTTCAGGAATTCCTGTTTTTGCAGAAATTGCGCCTTTTTCCACAAATTATTTGCTCTGCTGTAACgctgcaaaaattcaagatttCATGTCACTGACTCGCAGTAGTTTCTGGTTTTGCAAAATTAGGTTTACATACATGTATGCTGCTATTTATACTGCTTtagtttggtttaaaaaatagaatatagCTATTGGAAGTTCATTTAATTAATCGggtgttagcatgctaacacaaATGTAGctagaacataaaaaaaatcaaaaaggcaaaagtttCACATtctgaacttaaaaaaaatcacgcCTCTCTTATAAATACATCAATAATTTATTTGAGTCGTTGCCTTGTATTGATGCACAATGGGTGACATCATTCTTCGGTTTGATTGGCTGACATTTAAAGTGTTACAGCTGATCCTGGTCTCCCCTACTAGGTCtaaatcaactttatttttgcaggaaaaaaatgagaaaagatatttaaatgagcattttacTGACAGCAGTCTTGCAGGGAGGGGAAAGACTTTGTGCCATAATAACATTTACAGCTCTGACGATGAAATGGATCGACTTCTGTTGCCTTAAATCTGACGCACATTACTGCGAGCTAAGTGGAAGTGACTGAATGTGTTTCCTGTCCCGGTTTGAAAcggacatttttgcacattttgagcAGTTTGTTGTCATGATAAATGCATTCAAGACTCCCTCCTAAAGGTACATGGACTAAACCAGCTCATATCACTGACTGAGTGCCAACATTGACTTTCTGGGCTTCTTTTGGTCATAAATTCACATGTGACACTTAAAACAGCCTGGTTTTGTTTGAAATCCTCGTGTCTCAATCATATTGCTCAAAGCCTTCACAGTGATTCATAAATCCAACACATCTTggttttgtgagtttttttttttattattttaaatctgttttatgaAAGAATGATGTTAgtccttttgttttaaaaaggcaaactcCTGATTTTAGCCATAAACCCCCGAGAGTCCACGCATTAGCTTTATGAGCACTATGTGTACCAAAATAAAGAGAGTATTCAGCCATTCTCGACATATTTTGTTgttattcttgtatttttgtgcttacTAAATTGTATATCACCGGGTAAAACTGTTCCagaaaatatttgttaaaaatttataatcttaataaaaaatgaaaatcataaCTCTTGTGTTTGACTGCAGAATATGAAGAAGTTAGCATGAAACaccttaaaaactttttaaaagctttttttaaatggtcATTAATGATCATTGTAGTTTTAAAACCCTCCATCTATTTGTTATTGATCAgttaaaagctttttaatgtgaatttttaatcaattcttggtgtttttttccATGGTAACTTGTGATAATGCTACCATAAACAAAACATTAGGCTATTAAGTCACATTTATAAGGGTGACTTTTTAGCACCCTAATACTGACCTGTGCTCTGGCAGGAGAGAGTAGCTGCTGCTGATTAATTACTTAATTATCCATAACTGATCAACTTAAACTCAGATTTGATAAGGCTCATCTGAAGAcataaaatgttgcttttgtAGCAATTTTTCATTCACcgtgaaacaggaagtagattaTTTTTCAGATTCTTAGAACACCTTAGAATACGCTTACAACtatgaaacttggcagaaaaactCCCAGCGATGAACTGAGATGGATCGTACGGATTTTGTTGGTGGGTGTCGCTACttggctcagtggcgcccccttAGGATATTTCAGAAAATCAGCCCCAGCAGCAGGATTAATGTAGAAACATGAAATTTGGTATGCATGTGTATCATGCCAcaacctacaaaaaagcctcttggacccatatcaCCAGATCAACAGGAATTCCGCcatgtttaattttaataaaaatgcttGTCAAATTAGCAATTTCCAGGGGTTCTTCTAGGATTAACTCCTCTAAAGTGGTTCATCAGATCTGCTTGAGATTTGGTTTACT encodes the following:
- the ier5l gene encoding immediate early response gene 5-like protein; amino-acid sequence: MINTMECAVDAQSLISISLMKIHNSRTQRGGIKLHKNLLVSYVLRNARQVYIKEKYAEIYRMQQYEEVMTVCNEIQELNPLDVSAEDAEDEEQRREEEASLCGAACHRGAAQPAAHSRAQSALSGCCALEEDTKEPEPCYYRSCCMESEQFSSNNSAYCNQTTVLDLDTHVVTTVENGYLHQDCCCYDALQSAQSTAKKRKLDFGCCLSDVEEISDFTAARKRAKREDCSFSHTDYTDTSHISNLISIFGSGFSGLLSRQADLEQICSKQVLASLGAWTRAIVAF